In Citrus sinensis cultivar Valencia sweet orange chromosome 3, DVS_A1.0, whole genome shotgun sequence, the sequence CTTCTTGCCTGTGTTtacattaattatgaaatcacCCTTCCGAATCACACCCTCGTATATTCTTTATCCATCAACAAAAAATTGCTGTTAGTACTGGTTTCTCATACACATACTGCACAGCTACAGTTAATTGATGAAGGCTACTTACAAAGGTACTAAAAACAAATGTACCACTTCTTAGGCATACCTTAGATATGTCAACTGACCAAAGCGTCCTTCCTCCAACTTAAAAGCCAATGCAACTAGGGGTCCATCTGGATTTCCAGATAAAATAACCTACaagataaagagaaaaaataatccCTAGTCAATTCATTTGGAAAAAGTGAAACTCAAAAAACAGGTGtcactaaaataaattaccttctcttcattatttttttggtctaGAGCATAGTTACTAACTTCAGTTGGGCAAGGCAAATAACTAAGTACACCATCCAGAAGTGGCTGCACCCCCTGTCATACATGAAAGGCAGAAAAAGAAGTACACTAACCACAGGAGTCGACAATCACATATTCAAGTAGTTGTACATATCATCCAGAAGCAATCCAAATGCAACACCaaacccccccccctcccccccccccccccccaaaaaaaaacaagaggcaaaaaagaaaagaagcatACCTTGTTCTTGAATGCACTGCCCATAAATACTGGGATAAATTTCCGTGCTACCGTGGCTCTGCGAATTGCTTCCTACCCAAAAGGAAATGCAAATATCTCAATTTCATCAGcacaaatgaattttttttcaagaagaaagaaaagtgaAATGTAGCTCCACCTACAATTGAACTATGAACATGGACAAACTGGGATTAAAATCTCTAGAAGGCCATTTTAGCATTTTATACTCCCAAGTaggaaaattaaatagaaaattgaattaaaggGTCTGTAATAGAAGACAAGATTCTCAGTGAATCCTTCTTCCATAACCTTATCTTTTTTTGAAAGCAAGATATTTCCAACACACCTCGAGATCACCAGATGATATAGGCTCGTCACTGAGAAACATATCACCAAGTTTATCATCAACTTCAGAAACCAACTCAATTAGTTCACGCCTCTTTTCAGCAACAAAGGTCTCCATATCAGCCGGAACTTCTCCAGTGACAATTTTTTCACTGCAAAAAGGCAACACAATAATAAGCATACAAGGAGCTACATATATATAGAGGACAATTTAAACTCACAAGAAAAGTAAGAAAGTAAATTGCACATTGTTAGAAACAGACCCATTGGAACCATGAAAATAATAAGCTGTTAACTGCACAAGGTCCACAAGACCCTGAAACTGATCTTCCAATCCCATTGGAACTTGCACAGCAGCACAGTGGTGCCGCAGCTTAGACCTTGCCTACAAACATCAGTTAATGTTTAATCCAGATTGTACATAATGCTTATTTGCttgctttcaaaattttcaaaattcctGTAATGAGTTGTAGCAATTTCAAAATGTACCTGATCCAAAACTTTCCATGGATCAGCTCCCATTCTATCAAGTTTGTTAATGAAAGCCAGTCTTGGCACCTCGTATCTCCTCATTTGCCGGTCAACGGTAATTGATTGACTTTGCACGCCACCAACACTACAAAGCACAAGAATTGCGCCATCAAGAACTCGCAAAGCCCTTTCTACTTCAACTGTGAAGTCTACGTGTCCAGGAGTGTCAATTATATTAATCTGCAACATAACATCCATATAATTAATGAACggcactcttttttttttttttcaaaaatttcattcgtgcgaataaaatgaaagatacCTGGTAATCCTTCCAAGCACAGCTAGTGGCGGCTGACTGAATTGTGATACCTTTCTCACGCTCCAAATCCATAGAATCCATTTTGGCGCCGACGCCGTCTCGCCCTCGAACCTCGTGAATCTCGTGAATCCGTCCAGTGTAAAACAGAATTCGCTCGGTTAGTGTAGTTTTTCCGGAATCGATATGTGCCGAGATTCCGATATTTCGGAGCCGCTCCATTGATTCCTTCCACCATGGCTCCTTATCATCCTTCGCACGTGCGAGGTTTCCTCCCGCCGAGAACTGCCGCGATTGGAGGTGGAAGTTTCCTTGGAGGAGGGCTGCAGACGGAGATTGGGGTGAGGATTTGGTCGGTGTCGTTCTCGAAGAGGAGAAGAGAGTGTAGAGGAGACGTGGTGCTGGAGATCGTGGGAATCTAGCCATCgcttttttaatctaaaaccctaaaccctgaGATTTTTTAAGGGTTTGGGGTTCGAGGATCTGTTGTACTGTTAAATGTGCACGAAAGAGTAACGGTTAAGAAATGGTTGCGAGTTTGGATCTTGCGGCGGGCAGTTGCTTGCTGGTGATGGGCGGTTTGTTTACGGACCGGAAAAAAACCGGTTCGTTGAAAATGCACCGGGTCGTGCCGGTTTTTCAGCCGTTCTCCAGTCATCTATGTTTGATGCCAATACgtattaatgttttaaattaatacGTATTGTACGTATTAAGTTGtatttgtgagtgcttaaaTTAACAGCCCACACATTTCACAGGGTCTATTTGAAGATCTAAATCATcagaattatataatatagttGAAAATCTACACAAATGAAAACAAGatattcaaattttgagtCTCTGAAAACTTACAGCTCATTCCCCATGTTACCACCAAACAACCAATGGTATGAGTGGTGAAATATCAATTACATAGTTAGAAAACCTTGGAAGTAATCATATGTCAAGTACAGATCGCTGAAATGGGCTGAGCTAAGCAGTggcttaattaattgatgtttaAATCTCATCATCTTGCTGCTTGCGTAAAAAGCAAGTTTTGATGAAATATAAAACCTCACTGCCTAGCAGCTATTAGATGATCCCCGCATAAGTCGTAACAATTTGGATTCCCAGAGAGTTGCAATCATAAAATCCTACAGAGTCTGTATTCCCAAACTGGGGCTTTCGTCGTTTCCAGAAGCTGATTCTGATGGAGCAGATTCCTTATTCTCACCGGGATTCATCTCTTGAACTGGTGGAGGATTAACAATGGTCATTGCTGTAGAAGCATTCTCCGATAGATGGTTCTTCATCTCCCTGTGCTCTTGACACAGAGCACACCAGTGCAAGCAACAATGCACCAGGCATGGATCACATGGTGCGTTCTGCGAAGAAGTAACACAGTAGTGAGTCAGCAAACAACAGAGAAGACATGGATATATAGATGAGGCAAATAAaggtaaattttgatttactCCCCCCACCTAGAGCGACAATCTTCAATTTACCAGTACAAAGACATAAAGTACAATACTGAATTTCACAGCAGAAAAACGTAgctattttcaaataatgcaCCGACTCCAGTTTCTATatgaaattattcttatttaatgaTTGAACCCGAAGTATCAGcgaacatgaaaaataaaaaagcaccTTGAGATGGTACTTTTTCTGTAATGATTGCCGTAACAGGCCGGTGTAGATGCCACACATCCACCAAGCAAAGAACAGGCCCTCGCATATGAGAAATGAAGTCTTGGGATCAATTCCATGGAACAGCACAGTGGCTGCTGCAAGTGCCAATCCACCTTCAATACACATGCCATGACAAACACACGCATTGGCCCAAGGGATATCGTCTCTCAGTGTCTCAACATTACGGCCAAACAACACGCATGGGCACAAGAATCCTGTCGCACCTGCAACAGTTATATTCAACATGTACAATCAATAGTCAACTGCCATGTCCACCTACATCATCCTAACTACGagaaaatatcatcaaaattaattgaatatcaGTCACAACAACTGGGCTGGGCGGGGCAAATGAAATGAGACTCTTACAACTCTCGAGATCTGAAAAACATCCACAGATTCCAGTAGTCCAATCTTCATCGGATGGAGGCTCGTAGCTTTCCGGTAGCGGTTGCCCACATTCGCAGCATCTATGTACAACCAACTGCAAAATCAGCCACAACAATCTAACTTAACACAAATAGGATCTAATTATACAATCTCACATTTAGGAAATAATACAGCGAAATTCTTGTATTTACAGAGGACATTTGATAAACCAACATGCAAGAaatcaaaaagagaaaagacaGCGGCCGGCTagacaataaaagaaatagtGTATGTACCTGAGGAACTTGAATGGGCTGATTGAGGTCGCCGGGTGTGATATCTTCATCAACGGGCGCTTGATCTCTCGTTAATTTCACGTACCGCGATTGTTGTCCTCCGTCGGCCATCTGATTGTAAAAAccatatatatagagagagagagagagagagagagagagattgattTGAGTAGTGAGGGATCAAATGAAATGTGTGGGAAAAGAACGCACTAATTCgaatatgaagaaaat encodes:
- the LOC102615632 gene encoding elongation factor G-2, mitochondrial isoform X1, whose protein sequence is MARFPRSPAPRLLYTLFSSSRTTPTKSSPQSPSAALLQGNFHLQSRQFSAGGNLARAKDDKEPWWKESMERLRNIGISAHIDSGKTTLTERILFYTGRIHEIHEVRGRDGVGAKMDSMDLEREKGITIQSAATSCAWKDYQINIIDTPGHVDFTVEVERALRVLDGAILVLCSVGGVQSQSITVDRQMRRYEVPRLAFINKLDRMGADPWKVLDQARSKLRHHCAAVQVPMGLEDQFQGLVDLVQLTAYYFHGSNGEKIVTGEVPADMETFVAEKRRELIELVSEVDDKLGDMFLSDEPISSGDLEEAIRRATVARKFIPVFMGSAFKNKGVQPLLDGVLSYLPCPTEVSNYALDQKNNEEKVILSGNPDGPLVALAFKLEEGRFGQLTYLRIYEGVIRKGDFIINVNTGKKIKVPRLVRMHSNEMEDIQEAHAGQIVAVFGVDCASGDTFTDGSVKYTMTSMHVPEPVMSLAVQPVSKDSGGQFSKALNRFQKEDPTFRVGLDAESGQTIISGMGELHLDIYVERIRREYKVDATVGKPRVNFREAVTKRAEFDYLHKKQSGGQGQYGRVIGYIEPLPLGSPAKFEFENLLVGQAIPSNFIPAIEKGFKEAANSGSLIGHPVEYLRVVLTDGASHAVDSSELAFKMAAIYAFRQQCYAAAKPVILEPVMLVELKVPTEFQGSVAGDINKRKGMIVGNDQEGDDSVITAHVPLNNMFGYSTALRSMTQGKGEFTMEYKEHAPVSQDVQLQLVKTHNAGKGAE
- the LOC102615632 gene encoding elongation factor G-2, mitochondrial isoform X2; the protein is MARFPRSPAPRLLYTLFSSSRTTPTKSSPQSPSAALLQGNFHLQSRQFSAGGNLARAKDDKEPWWKESMERLRNIGISAHIDSGKTTLTERILFYTGRIHEIHEVRGRDGVGAKMDSMDLEREKGITIQSAATSCAWKDYQINIIDTPGHVDFTVEVERALRVLDGAILVLCSVGGVQSQSITVDRQMRRYEVPRLAFINKLDRMGADPWKVLDQARSKLRHHCAAVQVPMGLEDQFQGLVDLVQLTAYYFHGSNGEKIVTGEVPADMETFVAEKRRELIELVSEVDDKLGDMFLSDEPISSGDLEEAIRRATVARKFIPVFMGSAFKNKGVQPLLDGVLSYLPCPTEVSNYALDQKNNEEKVILSGNPDGPLVALAFKLEEGRFGQLTYLRIYEGVIRKGDFIINVNTGKKIKVPRLVRMHSNEMEDIQEAHAGQIVAVFGVDCASGDTFTDGSVKYTMTSMHVPEPVMSLAVQPVSKDSGGQFSKALNRFQKEDPTFRVGLDAESGQTIISGMGELHLDIYVERIRREYKVDATVGKPRVNFREAVTKRAEFDYLHKKQSGGQGQYGRVIGYIEPLPLGSPAKFEFENLLVGQAIPSNFIPAIEKGFKEAANSGSLIGHPVEYLRVVLTDGASHAVDSSELAFKMAAIYAFRQCYAAAKPVILEPVMLVELKVPTEFQGSVAGDINKRKGMIVGNDQEGDDSVITAHVPLNNMFGYSTALRSMTQGKGEFTMEYKEHAPVSQDVQLQLVKTHNAGKGAE
- the LOC102614861 gene encoding cell number regulator 6 isoform X2 encodes the protein MADGGQQSRYVKLTRDQAPVDEDITPGDLNQPIQVPQLVVHRCCECGQPLPESYEPPSDEDWTTGICGCFSDLESCATGFLCPCVLFGRNVETLRDDIPWANACVCHGMCIEGGLALAAATVLFHGIDPKTSFLICEGLFFAWWMCGIYTGLLRQSLQKKYHLKNAPCDPCLVHCCLHWCALCQEHREMKNHLSENASTAMTIVNPPPVQEMNPGENKESAPSESASGNDESPSLGIQTL
- the LOC102614861 gene encoding cell number regulator 6 isoform X1; translation: MMADGGQQSRYVKLTRDQAPVDEDITPGDLNQPIQVPQLVVHRCCECGQPLPESYEPPSDEDWTTGICGCFSDLESCATGFLCPCVLFGRNVETLRDDIPWANACVCHGMCIEGGLALAAATVLFHGIDPKTSFLICEGLFFAWWMCGIYTGLLRQSLQKKYHLKNAPCDPCLVHCCLHWCALCQEHREMKNHLSENASTAMTIVNPPPVQEMNPGENKESAPSESASGNDESPSLGIQTL